The sequence below is a genomic window from Zygosaccharomyces rouxii strain CBS732 chromosome D complete sequence.
TACAGGGCtctatttttcaaatctaaCGAGGATATAAAGAAATCTAAGTTGGAAATCACATTTAAGGGAGAAAGTGGTGTTGATGCAGGTGGGTTAACTAGAGAGTGGTATCAAGTTCTTTCTAGACAAATGTTCAACCCAGACTATGCATTATACCTTCCTGTAGAATCTGACAGGACGACTTTCCGTCCTAATCGTACTTCAGGTATCAATCCTGAACATTTgtccttcttcaaattcgtCGGGATGGTTATCGGTAAGGCTATTTGTGACCAATGTTTTCTGGACTGCCACTTCAGTAGGGAAGTATACAAGAATATTTTAGGGAGACctgtttctttgaaagatatgGAGTCATTAGATCTCGATTATTacaaatctttgatttggattttggaaaatgatatCACTGATATCATCGAAGAAACTTTCTCCTTGGAAACAGATGATTATGGTGAGCGTAAAGTCGTGGAGTTAATCCCTAACGGTAGCGAAATTCAAGTGactgaagaaaataagCAAGAGTATGTGAAGAAGATTGTCGAATACAAACTTCATTTGTCTGTCAAGGAACAGATGGACAATTTCTTACAAGGGTTTTATGCATTGATTCCAAGAGATTTGATCTCCATATTCGACGAACAAGAACTGGAGCTTCTAATTAGTGGTTTACCTGATGTAGATGTCGATGATTGGAGAAACAATACGAACTACGTCAATTATACGGCTAATTGTAAGCAAATCAATTACTTCTGGAGAGCCGTTAGGTCTTTTGACGCTGAAGAAAGGGCAAAACTTTTGCAATTTGTTACCGGTACAAGTAAGGTACCATTGAACggtttcaaagaattgaccGGTGTTAGTGGTATTTGTAAGTTTTCTATCCACAGAGATTATTGCCCAACTGACAGATTGCCATCTTCTCACACATGTTTCAACCAGTTGAACTTACCATCGTATAACTCTTACGATACGTTGCGTGGATCTTTGCTTTTAGCCATCAACGAAGGTCATGAAGGCTTTGGGATCGCCTGAAGTAAACTACTCGAAAAGTATggcaaaaaaaaaaaaaaataaaatctaACAAACAAATTTGTAATTTTACATTTATTTCCTTAACTAATaaattatatatatattattaAATCGAGTGTTCATCAAAGTGCATGACGCAAACATGGAATGCTTGCGAGGCTGTGGTCTTCACGACGATGCAGGAACGTTATTAGTGCGTTTGGTTTCCTGTGTCTTTGTCATCTCTTACATCCTCAAGAGGTCCTATCCATTCCCAACACTTCATAATCTCACCATGAATCTCCATCAAACTAGACTTAATATTAGTATTGTTatgttccaatttcttggaaCACTTTTGCCACAGACGGTTCttatatttcaaatctacCACATCAGAAAGAAGGACGTCTCTTAATTGAACGGTACTCAAAAACGGGGTTTCACTTTCCTCTGATCTCTTCGTACTTTTCAACCTATCCACCACTTTCCTGGTCAACTTATCCACCTTCGCCTTCTCTTGACTTAACTTCCTATTAATGGACAGCAGGAATTTACCAAGAAGAGCTCCTAATATAAGTGGAATAATCAATTTTCGATTTCTATAGCAAGTTCggtaaatttcattttcaaatttacaTCTTAAGCCAATGTACTTCTTGGATGTCGAGCGAAAAATCCCAGTCTGGTTCCCTgcttttggaaaatgtcTTTCCTTCCTCGAAATATCATCGGTCTCAGTTTGGTTCTGGGAGTCTCCGTGAATTCTATACTCACCTTCTGATGACTGCCAAGATTCAACGATGTTAGtatcaaatattcttgtaaaaacttcaaaattcttcaaaaaatcaGTAGTACTCACTTGCCTCCATGTAATTTCGGGCTCCTTTTTTAAGTCCGCCACTGCTTGAATCCataattcatcaaattcttcatcgttAATCCAGGGAGCTTTACTCTCGTAGAAAATTTGGTataattcatcttccaaaattcCACATTTGATATCATCGCTGCATTCACCACATGCAACTCGAGCATTTTTCACTCGAAGAAACTGAAGAGATTTATCAACCACTTCTCCAATAAGCTTCTCCCTTTCACTGTCTTTTACACACGAATCCGATAAAGGTAATAATCCGTAcaatgaaaatggattGCGTTTCAACGCATATTCTGGTCTGCATTTCAATTGCATTCGAGGATAACACAAAGCATTATCTGGGCATGGCAGACAATTAGGTTTAGGTAGGGAAAAAGGCAATGTTCCCAGCTGTTCAGGTAGCGATGGTGGAGGTAATTCCTGTCCGCAATATCCTACCGAGATTCTTGATTCACGGTACCATAACCCATAAAGAATAGGGAATACGATAAAACTGAAGATCGAAAGGTTATATATTGCTTTaccaatgaatttgaaagaacgTTTCCAGAAACATGGCACGGGGGTAATTTGTTCCACAGGTTTCTCTTCGGCATGGGTGgattcttcctcttcctctttctcctcttcatcttcttccacatcaGGTTCCTCGATCTCCTGCAGTTTAATGTCCGgttcttctaatttcacCTCTGGCTCCTGCTTCTCCGCCGGTCTTTCATTCACTTCTAgttctctcttcttctctaCGTTCAATTTTGGAGACTCCTTATTAACCTGCGGTTGTGCCTCTTTTTCCAACTTCTTTACACGTTCTTCAGTCTCATCCACATGTTTCTGCGTAGGTAATTCCGGCGTAGAAATCCTTAATGGTGATCCAAAGGTTACATCTCCTTCCACATCTGCCGGAAATACATTTGGTTTTTCCCCCTTAACGAATTCGGCTCCCTCATCATTATTCAATGCCTTTTTCCATTGAGCTGCAAATGCATCAGACACCTTCAAATGGCTTAAATCTGTAGGGgaattttcttcctttttattACTGAAAGATGACAACGATGCAGAGTCTGATGCAGAGTCTGATGCAGATTCCGAGGattcgaatttttcaatgactAAAGACTTACGAGGTGATTTGCTTGGACTTTTCTTAGCCACTTTCTCAATTATTGGCGTGTTTTGAGAATCATCaccaattctctttctcttcttgttcttatTCTTGATAGTACTACCACGGGAACTACTTGGCTTAGCTTCATCCATGTTcacatcaccttcatcgtcttcattgttttcatttttattatgaCCctcattatcatcaccactgACACTGCTAACACGTCTTTTCCTCGATTTTTTCGAAGAATCATCTGAGCTGTCCCTTGATTTAGTTTTAGCTGCTGATCTTGTCCTTACCCCTTTGCCATTAATATTAGATAATGCCTTTGCATGTTTTTTCCTTAGTTTTGGTAATCTGGGTCCAACATTTTCTTCGAATAATCTCACTAACATTGCCTTTTTAGAATGAGATGGGAATTCAACATTATTTTCTGTTAATATTCTTCTCAGCTGTGCGACCTTTAATGACCTGGGATCAAATCCAGGTTTCAAATACTCATCCATGATTTAATGCAAGGTAAAACAGGATCTTGCAATTAACGATACTGGCAAAGTATTGAATAACTAGTTGAATGGGAACAATTAATTAATTCGATTCAATATAGTGATGACGATGGGATAAAAGATGAAGttcttctttgttgaaAACCGCAAAAGAGTTGATTGGTAAACAACCGAGCCCTAAAGGGAAAATACGAGTTAGGGTTCATAGTCCTGTAAAAAATGTGCCCTAAAAATCAACGAAAACCCTAAACTGGTAGCACGTGACTGGTGGAGcagagaaaaaaaagaaacgtCAGGGTTTTTAAGCGGAGTATGCATTTAGGGCACAATTTTCATGCATAGAATATTGGAACGATTCTATATGGATAGCGCCGGACTTGATAGCGATGGGAGTAAAAGTAGAATAAGGTTTAGCAACTAGTTAGCTATCTGTATCTTAGTATCTTTATTGCAATGCAGGGTTAATAAGTTATCAAATTACATGGGGCCATTACGTCTCACTGGAactcttcaaatttaccTAACTTTGTAAGCTAAGTTCTCCTCGACAAACATCCTTTGAAGACATTGGATCCTAGCCTCGTAATGGAagaaatatcatcatcactactTTTGAAGTTCAAAAGCTGTTATCAACCGTTCAACTCCCCTAGCTCATTATTCCCATCTTGATAAAATCATTAATAAACAAACTACAGAATATACTTTTttgcaaaaaaaaaaaagcaaaaaaaaaaaaaaaacaaatcCCAGTGGATTGAATAGGCGTGAAACTTCCTAATGCAAAATAACCGCCAATGTAGAATATAATACCGACTTCCTCGTAACCCTATTTCCTCCTATAAGggctttttttttttttttaattttttttcccttcaTTAAGGCTGATCATCCGAGACTACATCGAATTGTTCTTTCAAACTAGTAACACTACAATTTTACAAACACCAAGAATAGTTAACGAAGAAGAGCTAGGTCTTAGTGTTGccttctcttttttctcGAATCTACAAATTTCAGGATGGATGCTGACAGTAGTTACAAGAATTTAGCTGACCTTTCCCTGGAACCTACGGAATCCCACGATGTTGCAAATCCTGAAAGTGCTGGTTTGTTTGCAGGCAATGATAAACCTGAAAGAGTCTCTGAAGGCGTGGCATTAGCACCATCAGAGGCTGATGCCCATTTTTCctacaaagaaaataaagaattgcTTGAAAGAGGTACTAAAGAATTAGCAGTGGACCATCAAGCTCCCTCAAATTTTAATCAACCATCTGGCTTGGAAAATGATTCTCCtcattcaaagaaagataGAGCTTTGTCATCCAGTGCTAAACTGACAGTACCAGACTTACCAACTGATACTCATCGTGGTGCACGTAGATCTTCTACTTACAAGATGGGTGTGTTTGCAGATGATTCTACTCAAAGGTTCTTAGATGAACCATCACCGGAACTAGTTGGTCTTTATTCGAACGTGGCAGAATGTAGAGCCATGAGAGAAAAGTATCAGACTACGTCCTTGCAACACGATTGGGACAATCCAAAGAATAAACCGGATTGGTTAATTTATCCACCACCCCCTAGACCCACTTATAATCCAGAAACCAAAACTGTGACTAAACTGGAGAATAGACCTGATTGTGAAGTTTtcgattttgaaaaatgtgtTATTCCCGGAGAAGACACAGATTACGATTTTGGCGTTGGTGGCGATGATATTTATGTTGTCCATAGCGCTCAAGATTCGGCTAAATTAGTTTCTAAGGTGCCCGATCTACGTGAGTACTACATGGATTTGGAAAGAGTAATTGCGCTTTCTTCTGATGGTCCTGCCAAATCTTTTGCCTTTAGAAGATTGCAATATCTAGAGGCTCGCTGGAATCTTTACTACCTTTTGAACGAGTTCCAAGAAACGAGTGTCTCCAAGAGAAATCCTCACAGAGATTTTTACAACGTTAGAAAAGTGGATACTCACGTTCATCACTCGGCATGTATGAATCAAAAACACTTGTTACGTTTTATTAAACATAAGCTGAGACATAATGGGGAAGAAGATGTCATTTTCAGAGATGGTAAAATCTTAACGTTGGACCAAGTGTTCAAATCGTTGAATTTGAGCGGTTACGACTTGTCCATTGATACCCTGGATATGCATGCCCATAAGGATACTTTCCACAGATTTGACAAATTTAACCTAAAATACAACCCAATCGGTGAATCTCGTTTGAGAGAAATTTTCCTAAAGACCGACAACTACGTCAAGGGATCTTACTTGGCTCAAGTTACAAAGGAGGTAGTGtcagatttggaaaactcGAAGTACCAGAATTGCGAATACAGAATTTCCGTCTATGGTAGATCTATTGACGAATGGGATAAATTAGCAAGCTGGGTCATTGACAACAAATTGATTTCCCATAATGTTCGTTGGTTAATCCAATGTCCACGTCTTTACAGTATTTACAAGAGCACTGGTCAAGtagaaaatttctttgatttgatGAGAAATATCTATCAACCACTTTTCGAAGTCACTAAGAATCCTCAATCTCATCCTAAACTACACGTTTTCTTGCAAAGGGTCATTGGGTTCGACTCTGTGGATGATGAATCTAAAGTGGATCGCAGAATCTTTAGAAAATACCCAAAGGCTTCCAACTGGGataatccaaataatccTCCATATTCTTATTACTTGTATTACATGTATGCAAGTATGGCTTCTTTGAACCAATGGAGAGCTAAGAGAGGTTTCAACACATTGGTATTGAGACCACACTGCGGTGAAGCTGGTGATCCTGAACACTTAGTTTCCGCCTACTTAGTGGCTCAAAGTATCTCTCACGGTATTCTTTTGAGAAAAGTACCATTTGTTCAGTATTTGTACTATCTGGATCAAGTTGGTATTGCGATGTCTCCATTATCGAACAATGCTCTTTTCTTAACTTATGATAAGAATCCATTCCCTCACTATTTTAAGAGAGGTTTAAATGTTTCCTTGTCAACAGATGATCCACTACAATTCTCCTACACTAGGGAACCTTTGATTGAGGAATATTCTGTTGCTGCACAAATCTACAAATTGTCTAACGTGGATATGTGTGAATTGGCTCGCAACTCAGTACTACAAAGTGGTTGGGAAGCTCAAATCAAATCTCATTGGATCGGTAAGGATTTCTATAAGAATGGTGTTGAAGGTAATGATGTGGGTAAGACTAATGTGCCTAACATTAGAATAAATTATAGATGGGACACTTTGTCAACGGAATTGGAACTAATGAAccatttttcgaatttcaaagatgctATAGAAGATTAAACGCAGAATTAATTTGCTATATTATCCTCATTTCATTTAAcgaatcttttgaataatcGAAATAATTTTACATAGGTTCTTAAAAATACATTCACTATGCATTAAAACCAATTATCAATCTATCATGAGCTCCGGACTTGAACTTTTGTCAAGTATTCATTAttcgaaattttttttctaattaATTCAATGGTTTTATTGCCCACTGTTTCCTTATAAGGCCCCAATACAGCTTCGATCGTAGATTTATCGTTTCTACCGTTCTTCTCTGGGTCAGGTTTAAACTTGGGAACTGAAGTACCCCAAGGAATCACCCACATGAAAATGTTGGAACCCAAACTTTCCACGGCATTAGCCCACCAACTGTCCTTCGACCAACAAGATTCATATTCCTTCTTATTGAGTTCTACCACGTATCTGCACCCATCATCAGGATTATAGTAACAGAACATCTTCCTTGTAGAAAATgcctttcttcttctttccatAACCTCAATTGAAGTTTTATTCTTAACAATACAATTCAGTTGGGTCAACAGTAAAGATGTGACTGTTATCCAAAATAGTGTAGTCAAAATGAGGATAGCAATAAGGTTACCGTTCAAATGGGAACCATGTCCTCTATAATCTCTAGTAATGCTTCTAATATATGCCACAATAGATGTCCAAATTATGGCTAACCAAATCGTCATGAAAACACAGTACTGTACAAAGAGTCTATAGTTGTCCTTACCAATTATAGAACCCAAATATGTACATTTATGATCAAACTTAGGTACACAATGTCCCAATTCCCTGGAATGATGTGCTCTTTCTGTTTTTAAGCTTTGACAATTAGTACACCATATCGGGTACCCATTAGGATCACATTGGTAACATATTGACGAACCATCCGAACCGTGATTTTGGTATTTTTCACTAGCGCCTAAATCTGATTCTTGAGCTGATAATATCAAATATGGTAAAACTTGTGGAAGCTTTCCAGGGCCCACAGCTACAGCTATCTGGAACCATATTAACAGTAAGAGGATCTGCAGGAAGCagacaacaacaataagACCGATGGCAACCGATTTCTGTCCATAATGCTTGTATATCTGATCATAACAGAGTTTGTGAGAAAATGCCCAGGTTCCGTAGCTCATTAGTAAAAAGATCCCAATTGGCATAAGGAATCGAGTCCATCGCGGTAGCTTAACATTGGAACAAAAAGTTTGCATACCACATTAATCGACTGAACCTACCAATGGTCTGTGTCAGCTCTATttacttctttttttaccaaatatttATAGTTCTAGTTACAAGTATTAACATAAGATACCTTTTTGTTTCGATGAGCTtattaaattgaaaacttcaACTACactaaaaagaaaacacaAGTTAACACTATTAGAGGTCCAAGAGATTCAATAGTATGTCGCACAGATTATTTGCAATCGATAGAACATATTTAACTAACCGGTACAGTGGATGATTATTACGATAACAAGGACATGTGTCCGATCTGCAAGACGGATCGGTACCTTTCCCCAGATGTGAAGTTTTTAGTGAACCCAGAGTGTTACCACAAGATATGTGAATCTTGTGTGGATCGTATATTTAGTTTGGGGCCTGCCCAGTGTCCCTATAAAGGTTGTGATaagattttgagaaaaaaCAAGTTCAAGACTCAGATATTTGACGATGTTGGTGTTGAGAAAGAAGTGGATATCAGGAAAAGGGTTTTCAATGTATTCAATAAACAGTtagatgattttgatgGCAATACAGATGAATATAACAagtatttggaagaagtggaagacATAGTCTTGAATTTGGATAAGGGAATTGATGTACAAAAGACTGAGGAAAAGTTGAGAACTTACGAAGAGTTGAATAAGCAGCTAATTATGACCAACATTGAACGTAATAAACAAGATCTAGAGAGTTTTGAACAGAGACAGcagtttgaaaaagaaatgaagatgaagaaacgTACGCTTGAAAgacaaattgaagaagaggaaagaatGAATAACGAATGGGCTAAAAGGGAAATCGTCAATCGATTATCTAGTGCTGACGATGCTACAGATATCATTGAAGGTGTAAAGAATACCGTTAAACTAAAGAAGTCTAGTGCTAGAAGAAAACTAGAAGAGTTAAACCGTGTGCTAAAGAACAACCCATACTCGGCGGCAAATAACAGTGGTCCTCGTAAGGATGCAGTGCCTTTCACACCATTCAACGGTGACAGAGATATAACGCCGAAATATACTTACGATGAGGCATTATACAACGATCCATTCATTCAGGACTTGAAAGATAGAAAAGAGTTCATCGCTTCAGGTTTCAGACCTGATTATGTATATAAAAGAGTACTCACAGAGGCGTTCATGGGATTGGGATGTGTCTTATCAGACGAATTACAGGCATCCCAAATGGCAACATCACAAACCTCTTAATTGGATACAATTTACCACGGCTCTAGATATTTCAATAGTTGAAGTACTGTGGAACTCGTTTAATTTATAGATTTTTCTAATGAAGGTCATATCACAATTTTGAGATAAATTCTCATCATTCAGAGGGACCTCATCTCCTTGCAGTTGTAAATCTTGCTGGTCTTTATCCACTATTTGAATCACTAACAACATTTGGGAATCATCTTTAATACCAAAATTCTTATAAGCTTCACCGATGTTGGAAGTGGCTGACAAACTATAGAGACATTCAGAGTGCAGGCTCTTAGTCTTCAACTTACCATACTTGGATTCTACTAGTGCCCGGTAGATAGCAGAATAAACCTGCTCCAAGGAACAAATTGATCTTGCATCGATTATTGCGTAGGGCAATTGTGCCACTTTGGATCGTATTTCACTTGCGTTTGAAACGTTGTGGAATAATCTCAAGCTAATACGAGTATCTGGAAACTGCGGTAGACTACTGATGAGGGCCATCgatgaaaattttggattcttttttcttgttaGTTGTTTCTCTGTCTTGGCGGGCATCAAATATTATCAACCTTTCTTCTATTCGAAGCTAACCTCTAACAAAAATAACAATACTGATGTCATATAACCAACTTTCAGTGAGAAAAAAGGATGTCTGCCATCGATGATGATACGAAAATAAGCAGGATTATTGATGACCTCGTAGATATTCAAGAACTTAGACCTTCAAGCCCGCCCAATATTGACGATGGTACACTGCTCTATCAAGTATTGGACCAAGCACCTCATGGTAGGAAACTAATGAATTATATGACATATTCACGACCACCTAGTGATATCCATGGCTATAACAAGGGTCCCactcaaaagaaaactCTAGTTATCAATCAAAGGTGGCTTGACGAAGAAAAGAGAGCCAATACACAAATTACACCAGCAACATTACAACTAGAGACACCGGTCATATTCTCATGGAGTAAAAAAGCTCATGATACTAAGAAAGATCAGACTGTTAAATCCCAGAATGACTCAACTGTGCGAGAATCTACCAACAACCGTCTCTACAAAACTGTAGCTGCACGTTTAGACGAAATCAAATCAAGAGAGAATTGggattcaaaatattcaagACCAAGCACTGTGAATGGTACAAATGCTAGTTCTCCTGAGAAATCGGAATGGGCGAAtcccaatttcaaagttgATCCGTTGCAGCCCTTTGTAGctaaaattgttaaagagcctaagaagaaagcaccaaagaaagaaaaggcGCCAtcgaagatgaaaaatctgTTTAGCTTTCTCAGCAATAGCAATAAGAAGGAAAGGTCACAATCACCAGATACTAAGCCTGCAGTTCATAGTAGCGGTCCAGAACCATCACAGGAAATTGAAGCCTCAACAGATGTAGATGAACAAGaccaagaacaagaaaacaAGCGTACTGATGACACGATTCAAGAGCAGGTCTCTCCATCGACGAGTGTCACTGTGGAAAATACACCAACACCTACAGTCCCGTCAGCACCACCAAAATTAGCATCAACCCATGATTTCAACGCAGATAGTCCATTAAGCATGGATTCATTCATTCCGTTGAAACctaaaaagaagaattaaaataCATTCCAAAATTACACGTTACACGTTTATGTTGCATAACAATCATTCTAACTAGCCCTGCTTGGTAATCGTACTGGGTTAAGGCGAATCGTAGGAAGATTCTGTATCAGGTTTAGGTTGCATTAGCGGCAACTTCCACAGTACAGCCTCCTCGTCGTAACTAGTTGGATTTGGAGGAATATCCTTCCATAGTCATTTGATCATTAAAGGGCTGCTTCAATAGTACTGCCGCGATATGGattaaatttcattgatCTATAGGTATGCCTTTTTGATATgcttttttgaaaatagtaCGTTATCGATCACCGCATGCGGCGCTATCAAAGTAAGTCTCAGCCGAAAACGATGGTATATACTTATACCAGAATAAGAAAACTTACAACATCGAGGCATATGAATAAAGAATTATGGTTACTGAATTCGAGTGGTACGTAAGGCCTGACTGAATCTCATAAGTGCGGTCTACATGCTCGAGCAATATCTGGTTTCACAAGGAACTGAGACATAAACCGAGATAAGAATTGTTGCCTGGTGTGGTAACAGATGTCAATACTTCGCATAGAACAATCTGTGAATTGACCCAAAAAGATCTTACCATACATCTTACTGTATAGTATCCATATTGTAGTTAGTTCTTTTATTTCGTAAAAGGTGATcatgatttttttcaattcaaatCGATGATTGAAGCCCATCATTATCAACTTTAATGAATACGCTCAAGAAACTAGAAAGCCACTGGAATCCACCGACATGACTCTATCGACGACAACTGCGGCTTCTATACAATCTGTTAAACATGCACCCATCACAAACTCACTAAAATTGACTCCATTGACGTTTACAAGAGGGAAAAGAACCAAGAGTAAAGGTactttaccaccattagTACAAAGGGCTATTACACAACTGAGTGTGCTATCAGCAAGTAGGAAACAACCCAAACTGCTGAAATTATCTCGagaagatttcatcaagCATCAAACGATACAACACTGTTGGTCAATTTATCAGAAAGAATTACGTGAAAAACGTAATGAGCAATTGAAATTGCAGTATAAGAGTGCTAAAAATGCGATGGATGTCCTACAACAGttgaatccaaaaatgTTTGAAGCTGCCAATGCTCCAGAAGATGGTAAAAGGTTCCCCATGGAACTAAAAGTCCCCACGGAGTTTCCACCAAATAAGTTGTGGCATTACACGTTCAAAAAAGATTGAACAGAGGTAAGAGAGAAAAGAACCAGAGGGAGACGTTCTCTGTATTACCATATTCCTTGTATCCTGTACATATTATAGAAATACGCATATCGTCTTTAACGAACGCTTGAAATTGACTACTTGAACCGATTCACCATATCAGAGGTTCAAAACATCAAAAACTTATCGAGATGGTAAACAATTGATTGACTTATAGTTTATCTAATAGATATTCAGAGgccttttcaaaactttgagTGACCCTTTGGTCTTCTGCATTCAGTTCCAATACATCCCTTTCACCTTTCTGTGAAGAAAGATCTGATGAGACAACGCCTGGTGCTGTTCATCTTGGGATGGTATTTGACCTCGATAACGCTGTCACTGTATAACAAATGGATGTTTGATCCTCATAAAGGTCTACAGGTCGTTTGTCCCATAACTGTTACCTCATTCCATCAATTTATACTCTGGTTTCTTTCATTCATTTATGTGAAATATCGTGGTTGGCGGAAGAAAGATAATGACCCGAACCCATTGATTCGTCAAATTCCTCGGATGgattggaaattttatATGAGATATCTGGTACCAACAGCTATAGCGAGTGCAGGTGATATTGGATTTGGAAATgtttcattcaaatttgTCACTTTGGCAATCTACACAATAATTAAGAGTTCAAGCATCGCCTTTGTACTTTTATTTGGAtgtcttttcaaattagagCAATTCCATTGGAAATTAGTGGTAATCGTTGCCGTTATGTTTTTTGGAGTCCTGATGATGGTTTACGAAcctaataatgaaaaagtggaagaagatcGAATCCTAATattatttggatctttGTTAGTGCTAATGAGTTCTTGTTTATCCGGAATGAGGTGGGTATTTACACAATTAATACTGAGAAAATCACCGCAGGAGCCAGAGGTAGAACAGCGAGAACAAACAACCGAAGAAACCGTAGCGGTAACTACCAAGCGAGAAAAACCACACCCAGTTCaaacaatttatcaattggcCCCCATAATGGGTTTCACACTTTTTTTCACTGCATTGATTATTGAAAGACCTTTCCCCAGTTTTTTAAAATCCAACCTTTTCACACAGGACGGAAACCATCAGTACAC
It includes:
- a CDS encoding uncharacterized protein (some similarities with uniprot|Q03707 Saccharomyces cerevisiae YML034W SRC1 and uniprot|Q03281 Saccharomyces cerevisiae YDR458C), with product MDEYLKPGFDPRSLKVAQLRRILTENNVEFPSHSKKAMLVRLFEENVGPRLPKLRKKHAKALSNINGKGVRTRSAAKTKSRDSSDDSSKKSRKRRVSSVSGDDNEGHNKNENNEDDEGDVNMDEAKPSSSRGSTIKNKNKKRKRIGDDSQNTPIIEKVAKKSPSKSPRKSLVIEKFESSESASDSASDSASLSSFSNKKEENSPTDLSHLKVSDAFAAQWKKALNNDEGAEFVKGEKPNVFPADVEGDVTFGSPLRISTPELPTQKHVDETEERVKKLEKEAQPQVNKESPKLNVEKKRELEVNERPAEKQEPEVKLEEPDIKLQEIEEPDVEEDEEEKEEEEESTHAEEKPVEQITPVPCFWKRSFKFIGKAIYNLSIFSFIVFPILYGLWYRESRISVGYCGQELPPPSLPEQLGTLPFSLPKPNCLPCPDNALCYPRMQLKCRPEYALKRNPFSLYGLLPLSDSCVKDSEREKLIGEVVDKSLQFLRVKNARVACGECSDDIKCGILEDELYQIFYESKAPWINDEEFDELWIQAVADLKKEPEITWRQVSTTDFLKNFEVFTRIFDTNIVESWQSSEGEYRIHGDSQNQTETDDISRKERHFPKAGNQTGIFRSTSKKYIGLRCKFENEIYRTCYRNRKLIIPLILGALLGKFLLSINRKLSQEKAKVDKLTRKVVDRLKSTKRSEESETPFLSTVQLRDVLLSDVVDLKYKNRLWQKCSKKLEHNNTNIKSSLMEIHGEIMKCWEWIGPLEDVRDDKDTGNQTH
- the AMD1 gene encoding AMP deaminase (similar to uniprot|P15274 Saccharomyces cerevisiae YML035C AMD1 AMP deaminase tetrameric enzyme that catalyzes the deamination of AMP to form IMP and ammonia may be involved in regulation of intracellular adenine nucleotide pools) codes for the protein MDADSSYKNLADLSLEPTESHDVANPESAGLFAGNDKPERVSEGVALAPSEADAHFSYKENKELLERGTKELAVDHQAPSNFNQPSGLENDSPHSKKDRALSSSAKLTVPDLPTDTHRGARRSSTYKMGVFADDSTQRFLDEPSPELVGLYSNVAECRAMREKYQTTSLQHDWDNPKNKPDWLIYPPPPRPTYNPETKTVTKLENRPDCEVFDFEKCVIPGEDTDYDFGVGGDDIYVVHSAQDSAKLVSKVPDLREYYMDLERVIALSSDGPAKSFAFRRLQYLEARWNLYYLLNEFQETSVSKRNPHRDFYNVRKVDTHVHHSACMNQKHLLRFIKHKLRHNGEEDVIFRDGKILTLDQVFKSLNLSGYDLSIDTLDMHAHKDTFHRFDKFNLKYNPIGESRLREIFLKTDNYVKGSYLAQVTKEVVSDLENSKYQNCEYRISVYGRSIDEWDKLASWVIDNKLISHNVRWLIQCPRLYSIYKSTGQVENFFDLMRNIYQPLFEVTKNPQSHPKLHVFLQRVIGFDSVDDESKVDRRIFRKYPKASNWDNPNNPPYSYYLYYMYASMASLNQWRAKRGFNTLVLRPHCGEAGDPEHLVSAYLVAQSISHGILLRKVPFVQYLYYLDQVGIAMSPLSNNALFLTYDKNPFPHYFKRGLNVSLSTDDPLQFSYTREPLIEEYSVAAQIYKLSNVDMCELARNSVLQSGWEAQIKSHWIGKDFYKNGVEGNDVGKTNVPNIRINYRWDTLSTELELMNHFSNFKDAIED
- the PFA5 gene encoding palmitoyltransferase PFA5 (similar to uniprot|Q03289 Saccharomyces cerevisiae YDR459C likely functions in pathway(s) outside Ras); the protein is MQTFCSNVKLPRWTRFLMPIGIFLLMSYGTWAFSHKLCYDQIYKHYGQKSVAIGLIVVVCFLQILLLLIWFQIAVAVGPGKLPQVLPYLILSAQESDLGASEKYQNHGSDGSSICYQCDPNGYPIWCTNCQSLKTERAHHSRELGHCVPKFDHKCTYLGSIIGKDNYRLFVQYCVFMTIWLAIIWTSIVAYIRSITRDYRGHGSHLNGNLIAILILTTLFWITVTSLLLTQLNCIVKNKTSIEVMERRRKAFSTRKMFCYYNPDDGCRYVVELNKKEYESCWSKDSWWANAVESLGSNIFMWVIPWGTSVPKFKPDPEKNGRNDKSTIEAVLGPYKETVGNKTIELIRKKISNNEYLTKVQVRSS